One region of Nitrospinota bacterium genomic DNA includes:
- the ftsA gene encoding cell division protein FtsA produces the protein MTRRGEMVCGLDIGTTKICAIIGEPGEDGQLDIVGIGTHPSKGLRKGVVVNIESTVESAKGAVEEAELMAGVDVESVYVGIAGGHIKGFNSHGIIAIKNREVTQPDIDRVIDAAKAIAMPLDREVIHVIPQEYLIDDQDGIREPLGMSGVRLEGKVHIVTAAVTSAQNIVKSVKKAQLRVNDIILEQLASAEAVLTPDEKELGVALVDIGGGTTDIAVFIDGSVKHTGVLAIGGSHITNDIAIGLRTPTVEAERIKKKFGCAMTALVHENETIEVPSVGGREPRVIHRRVLSDIVQPRAEEVFGLVRMEIIKSGYYEQIPSGVVLTGGSNIMEGMVEVAERVFELPVRQGVPLGVGGLVDIVNSPMYATGVGLVLYGMRQTENNGSGFFGDRNLFNKVFQRMKSWVSSVV, from the coding sequence ATGACACGAAGAGGAGAAATGGTTTGTGGCCTGGACATCGGGACGACCAAGATTTGTGCGATCATCGGCGAGCCCGGCGAGGACGGCCAACTCGATATAGTAGGCATCGGCACCCATCCCTCCAAGGGGCTTCGCAAGGGCGTGGTGGTTAATATCGAAAGCACGGTAGAGAGCGCCAAGGGCGCCGTGGAGGAGGCCGAACTCATGGCTGGGGTCGATGTGGAGAGCGTCTACGTGGGAATTGCCGGGGGCCACATAAAGGGTTTCAACTCCCACGGCATAATCGCCATCAAGAATAGGGAGGTGACCCAGCCCGACATCGATAGGGTCATCGATGCCGCCAAGGCGATCGCCATGCCCCTCGACCGGGAGGTCATCCACGTCATTCCCCAGGAGTACCTTATCGACGACCAGGACGGGATTCGAGAGCCCCTCGGTATGAGCGGGGTGCGCCTGGAAGGGAAGGTCCACATCGTGACCGCAGCGGTCACGAGCGCCCAGAACATCGTCAAGAGCGTCAAAAAGGCTCAGCTTCGGGTCAATGACATCATTCTCGAGCAGCTGGCTTCGGCCGAGGCCGTCTTGACCCCCGACGAGAAGGAGCTTGGGGTCGCGCTGGTGGACATTGGTGGCGGAACGACCGATATAGCCGTCTTCATAGACGGATCGGTTAAGCACACTGGTGTGCTGGCCATAGGCGGCAGCCACATTACGAACGACATCGCCATTGGTCTGAGGACGCCTACGGTCGAGGCCGAGCGGATTAAGAAGAAGTTCGGCTGCGCTATGACGGCCCTCGTCCATGAAAACGAGACCATCGAAGTGCCGTCGGTTGGCGGCCGCGAGCCCCGCGTCATCCACCGACGGGTCCTCTCCGACATCGTTCAGCCGCGGGCCGAGGAGGTCTTCGGCCTCGTGCGCATGGAAATTATCAAGAGCGGCTACTACGAGCAGATTCCATCGGGGGTTGTCTTGACCGGCGGCAGCAACATAATGGAGGGCATGGTCGAGGTCGCCGAGCGGGTCTTTGAGCTGCCGGTCCGCCAAGGCGTGCCGCTCGGTGTCGGGGGCCTCGTGGATATCGTCAACAGCCCCATGTACGCGACCGGAGTGGGCTTGGTCCTCTACGGGATGCGTCAGACGGAGAATAACGGATCGGGTTTCTTCGGGGACCGCAACCTATTCAACAAGGTTTTCCAGCGGATGAAGTCCTGGGTCAGCTCCGTGGTCTAA
- the ftsW gene encoding putative lipid II flippase FtsW, with the protein MKRVLTLPEKARVDPVILFTVLMLLTVGLVMVNSSSAIVALERYKDTYYFVKRQSVWLALGLVAMGCAAVVNLEWVKRWTMPAVVVVAALLGLVLIPGVGRAVGGAQRWLPVGPLSVQPSEFAKLVCVLYLARWLAGREDCRREALSVYLKGMVVPGILVALVLVEPDLGTAILIGAVVAVMLVLGGIPWSYLAGAAAAVVPVLAVAVASAGYRRRRLLSFLNPWADPSGTGFQMVQSYLALGRGGLFGQGLGRGTQKLFYLPEAHTDFIFAVVGEELGFIGATGLCLLFGILIWRGLRLASRYPDAYGAYLAGGCTAFIALQALINMGVVVGLLPTKGLPLPFISIGGSSLVVTCLAVGLLLNLSRRAERSGGLR; encoded by the coding sequence ATGAAAAGGGTGTTGACGCTTCCCGAAAAGGCCCGGGTTGACCCCGTCATCCTCTTTACGGTCCTTATGCTGCTCACCGTGGGGCTGGTGATGGTAAACAGCTCGAGCGCCATCGTCGCCCTCGAGCGCTACAAGGACACCTACTACTTCGTGAAGCGCCAGTCCGTCTGGCTCGCCCTCGGGCTGGTGGCCATGGGGTGCGCCGCCGTCGTGAACCTGGAATGGGTCAAGCGCTGGACGATGCCCGCCGTTGTCGTTGTGGCCGCCCTATTAGGGTTAGTGCTGATACCTGGGGTCGGCCGCGCTGTGGGAGGCGCGCAGCGGTGGCTGCCCGTTGGCCCTCTGTCCGTCCAGCCCTCGGAATTTGCGAAGCTCGTCTGTGTGCTGTATCTCGCCCGCTGGCTCGCCGGCCGGGAGGATTGTAGGCGCGAGGCGTTGTCTGTCTACCTCAAGGGAATGGTCGTGCCGGGCATCCTCGTGGCCCTCGTTTTGGTCGAGCCCGACCTGGGCACGGCCATCCTCATCGGCGCCGTGGTGGCGGTCATGCTCGTCCTGGGGGGGATACCGTGGAGCTACCTCGCGGGGGCGGCCGCAGCCGTCGTGCCAGTCCTGGCGGTCGCCGTGGCCTCAGCCGGATACCGCCGCCGCCGCCTCCTGTCCTTCTTGAACCCCTGGGCCGACCCCTCGGGCACGGGCTTTCAGATGGTCCAGTCCTACCTGGCCCTGGGCCGGGGCGGGCTTTTCGGCCAGGGCCTGGGCCGGGGCACCCAGAAGCTCTTCTACCTGCCCGAGGCGCACACCGATTTCATCTTCGCCGTTGTGGGAGAAGAGTTGGGGTTCATTGGCGCAACGGGGCTCTGTTTGCTCTTCGGCATTCTAATCTGGCGGGGCCTTCGTCTCGCTTCCCGATACCCCGATGCCTACGGAGCCTACCTTGCCGGGGGATGTACGGCGTTCATCGCCCTGCAGGCCCTCATCAACATGGGGGTCGTCGTGGGGTTGCTGCCCACCAAGGGGTTGCCTTTGCCGTTCATCAGCATAGGTGGCTCCTCGCTGGTGGTCACCTGCCTGGCCGTGGGGCTCCTGTTGAATCTATCGCGCCGGGCCGAGCGGTCGGGAGGGCTCCGCTGA
- a CDS encoding UDP-N-acetylmuramate--L-alanine ligase: MLGKTQQVHFVGIGGIGMSGIAEVLLNLGYRVSGSDLEETPITRRLAELGATVVGFHSAENVGEADVVVISSAVGPDNVEVEAARERKIPVIRRAEMLAELMRMKYGIAIAGTHGKTTTTSLVASVLSHGGLDPTIVIGGRLNVWGTNARLGQGRYLVAEADESDGSFLNLSPTVAVVTTIDEEHLDFYRDLAHLQETFLSFINKVPFYGLAVLCLDEPHIQELIPRIERRVVTYGLSSQADFLGSEIERKGAETSYTARYQGRPLGRVRLQIPGVHNVLNSLAAVAVGLELDLDFGVIADALAEFGGIERRFQIKAELQGVMVVDDYGHHPAEIRATLKAAKDGWGERRLVVVFQPHRYSRTQYLLRDFFSAFNEADVLITTGIYPAGEAPIPGVSGRQIHEGVKMHGHRDVSYVEDVSDVLPLLEERLRPGDLLLTLGAGDVWKVGEALIASMGEDG; this comes from the coding sequence ATGCTAGGCAAAACCCAGCAGGTTCATTTCGTTGGGATCGGCGGGATCGGCATGAGCGGAATCGCCGAGGTCCTCCTCAATTTGGGCTACAGGGTTAGCGGCTCTGACCTCGAGGAGACGCCCATCACGCGTCGGCTCGCGGAGCTGGGCGCCACCGTCGTCGGCTTCCACAGCGCGGAAAACGTGGGTGAGGCGGACGTTGTCGTCATCTCCTCGGCCGTGGGGCCCGACAACGTTGAGGTGGAGGCGGCCCGGGAGCGCAAGATTCCCGTCATCCGCCGGGCGGAGATGCTCGCCGAGCTGATGCGAATGAAGTACGGCATCGCCATTGCCGGCACCCACGGCAAGACTACGACCACGAGCCTCGTGGCGAGCGTGCTCAGCCACGGGGGTCTCGACCCGACCATTGTAATTGGCGGGCGCCTAAATGTGTGGGGAACCAACGCGCGGCTAGGACAGGGCCGCTATCTGGTGGCGGAGGCCGATGAGAGCGACGGCTCCTTTCTCAACCTTTCGCCCACCGTGGCCGTGGTCACAACCATCGATGAGGAGCATCTCGATTTCTACCGCGACCTGGCCCACCTTCAGGAGACGTTTTTATCGTTCATTAACAAGGTTCCGTTCTACGGGCTCGCCGTCCTATGTCTTGATGAGCCCCACATCCAGGAGCTCATCCCGAGGATTGAGAGGCGGGTTGTCACCTATGGGTTGTCGAGCCAGGCGGACTTTCTGGGTAGCGAGATTGAGCGCAAGGGCGCCGAGACGAGTTACACGGCGAGGTATCAGGGCCGACCCCTCGGTCGCGTGCGGCTCCAAATTCCGGGGGTCCACAACGTATTGAACAGCCTTGCCGCTGTCGCGGTGGGATTGGAGCTGGATTTGGACTTTGGCGTCATTGCCGATGCTCTGGCCGAGTTCGGCGGCATCGAGCGCCGCTTCCAAATCAAGGCCGAGCTACAGGGGGTAATGGTTGTGGACGACTACGGACACCACCCGGCGGAGATCCGAGCGACTCTGAAGGCAGCCAAGGACGGCTGGGGCGAGCGCCGCCTGGTGGTAGTCTTCCAACCACACCGATACAGCCGCACCCAATACCTCCTCAGGGACTTCTTCTCGGCCTTTAACGAGGCCGATGTGCTTATCACCACCGGTATATACCCCGCTGGGGAGGCCCCTATCCCTGGGGTCAGCGGCCGACAGATCCACGAAGGGGTGAAGATGCATGGGCACCGGGATGTCTCCTACGTCGAGGACGTGAGCGACGTTCTCCCTCTCCTGGAGGAGCGGTTGCGACCGGGCGATTTGCTGCTCACCCTCGGGGCGGGCGATGTCTGGAAGGTGGGCGAGGCCCTCATCGCTAGTATGGGAGAGGATGGGTGA
- the murB gene encoding UDP-N-acetylmuramate dehydrogenase, whose product MTVTAHADFSATALYRRLEAEGRGQLWAAKSMAPHTTFRIGGSADLFYAPADKEDLAAAVRICREMGEGYVVLGGGSNLLVRDGGIRGLVLHPAPALKRCWLVEQNEDEGVLAAEAGVAASTLVATAARRGLTGLEFAVAIPGTVGGAFRMNAGTPEGEVGDRAIGVEVVDREGELRWLTKKECGFAYRQTAFPPDSIIVEGRWRLPVANPADIQKVMKSMTRERLRRQPVGEACAGSMFKNPPGDHAGRLIEEAGCKGLTVGRAQVSTKHANFFINTGGATAAEIETLIAEVRSMVEASSGVALELEIRVVGEPG is encoded by the coding sequence ATGACGGTGACCGCTCATGCCGATTTTAGCGCCACGGCTCTCTATAGGCGCCTTGAGGCCGAAGGGCGAGGGCAGCTCTGGGCCGCTAAATCCATGGCCCCACATACGACTTTTAGGATTGGGGGGTCGGCGGACCTCTTTTATGCCCCGGCCGATAAGGAGGACTTGGCGGCTGCGGTTCGCATCTGCCGAGAGATGGGCGAAGGATACGTCGTGCTGGGCGGCGGGAGCAACCTCTTGGTGCGAGACGGCGGTATCCGGGGCCTCGTTCTCCATCCGGCCCCGGCGCTTAAGCGATGCTGGCTCGTTGAGCAGAACGAGGACGAAGGGGTGCTTGCCGCCGAGGCGGGAGTGGCCGCCTCGACCCTTGTGGCCACGGCGGCCCGCCGCGGGCTTACCGGACTGGAGTTTGCAGTCGCCATCCCGGGCACCGTGGGCGGGGCCTTTAGAATGAACGCCGGCACCCCAGAGGGGGAGGTTGGAGATCGGGCAATCGGGGTCGAGGTGGTAGACCGGGAGGGCGAGCTTCGGTGGCTTACCAAAAAGGAATGCGGCTTCGCCTACCGGCAGACGGCCTTTCCACCGGACTCCATCATCGTGGAGGGCCGCTGGCGGCTTCCCGTCGCTAACCCGGCCGACATACAGAAAGTCATGAAGAGCATGACCCGCGAGCGGCTAAGGAGACAGCCGGTGGGCGAGGCCTGCGCAGGAAGCATGTTTAAGAATCCGCCGGGCGACCACGCAGGCCGCCTAATCGAGGAGGCCGGCTGCAAGGGCCTCACCGTCGGTCGGGCCCAGGTCTCCACCAAGCACGCCAACTTCTTCATCAACACGGGCGGGGCGACTGCCGCAGAGATCGAAACTCTAATCGCAGAGGTCCGGAGCATGGTTGAGGCCTCATCGGGGGTTGCCCTGGAGCTAGAGATCAGGGTCGTCGGAGAGCCTGGATGA
- a CDS encoding FtsQ-type POTRA domain-containing protein, producing MIKVKRKKKGLSSGRAQARKRRWGLFKRRVSRWLDPARAAIWWGRVLLKVGGPVAAVVALVWAATVIGASSPLFLASDIEVRGLKNLEREGLLKRTGLEPAPNLLALDLSEATSRLLAEPWVERVKLERHLPGRLIVEVVEREAVAVVRAPGRSGAVEVLVDGEGMVLRAAEADDRLRFPVLVGARGPAPNPGIRFADPKVASGLAVLQATEGLPLMGRRSLAVVDCTYTGRIVLKGRGSQAVVAVRGGDLEKKFARLKTLAAELKRRHGNIRYIDLSFDRRVIVKSGDKDKGV from the coding sequence ATGATAAAGGTGAAGCGCAAGAAGAAGGGGCTGTCCTCTGGGCGGGCGCAGGCCCGGAAGCGCCGATGGGGCCTCTTTAAGAGGCGCGTGTCGCGCTGGCTCGATCCCGCCCGCGCGGCCATCTGGTGGGGGCGGGTGCTCCTCAAGGTCGGCGGGCCCGTGGCCGCAGTGGTTGCGCTCGTCTGGGCGGCAACGGTGATTGGCGCTTCGTCGCCGCTCTTTCTGGCATCCGATATCGAGGTCCGGGGGCTTAAGAACCTTGAGCGGGAGGGACTGCTAAAGCGGACGGGGCTGGAGCCGGCTCCGAACCTCTTGGCGCTGGATTTGAGCGAGGCAACCTCCCGCCTGCTCGCCGAGCCGTGGGTTGAAAGGGTCAAATTGGAACGTCATTTGCCAGGTCGCCTCATTGTAGAGGTGGTCGAGCGGGAGGCGGTTGCGGTGGTGAGGGCCCCGGGCCGGAGTGGTGCTGTGGAGGTCCTGGTGGATGGAGAGGGCATGGTGCTTCGGGCTGCAGAGGCCGATGACCGCCTTCGCTTTCCCGTTCTAGTTGGCGCTCGAGGCCCGGCGCCGAATCCGGGCATCCGTTTTGCCGATCCGAAGGTCGCCTCCGGCCTGGCTGTTCTCCAGGCGACCGAAGGTTTGCCCCTCATGGGGCGGCGGTCCCTCGCCGTGGTCGATTGTACTTATACGGGCCGCATCGTCCTCAAGGGACGGGGCAGTCAAGCCGTCGTGGCGGTGCGTGGAGGGGATCTGGAGAAGAAATTCGCCCGTCTCAAGACGCTTGCGGCGGAGCTTAAGCGTCGCCACGGGAACATTCGATACATCGATCTTTCGTTTGACAGACGGGTCATCGTCAAGAGCGGTGACAAGGACAAAGGGGTCTGA
- a CDS encoding radical SAM protein — protein MIPWKLRQKDLQLLADEVNTVYKDHGGRIRVALAFPNSYFVGMSNLGMQVVYGLLNDRDDVVCERVFMPEPDDVSVYADGRGVLSSLESSTPLNSFDIVAFSLCYEQDYVNVLKMLDWGGISPRREERAEEAPLVIGGGICVFYNPEPLADFFDLFLVGEAEAQLDGFLSRWQESVSAGAGRAELPEALRDLPGLYFPAGYDVAYAEDGTVAEVTPKPGYPAVVTKQQVVDFEERGAVTQIVTPHTEFGGMYLIEANRGCGRRCRFCVVGYVASDARFPSKEHILGRVREALVTHERVGLLGPSVFDHPQVEEIVEEAVAMGAQVSISSLRLNSLSERLLEALKASGHRTITLAPEAGSDRLRDVIFKPAGEEEILEKVALVARGGFPNLKLYIMIGLPGETDADIEDLIRLTKRCKHTMLAESRKTGTLGRVTLSVNPFIPKAQTPFQWDEFFEIKRLEAKLKTLRRALGKVPNVEVTYELPKWSYVQTVLSVGDRRVGRLLERVVEEDGNWGRALRTHPINPDFYAHRERSYEERLPWDHIVSGLSKEKLIAQRKRAYDLASASTVA, from the coding sequence GTGATACCGTGGAAGCTACGTCAAAAAGACTTACAGCTGCTCGCCGATGAGGTCAACACGGTCTACAAAGACCACGGGGGGCGCATCCGGGTTGCTCTAGCCTTCCCCAATTCCTACTTCGTGGGGATGAGCAATCTGGGGATGCAGGTCGTCTACGGCCTCCTAAACGACCGTGACGATGTGGTGTGCGAGCGGGTCTTCATGCCCGAGCCCGACGATGTATCTGTCTACGCCGACGGGCGAGGTGTGCTGAGCAGCTTAGAAAGCTCCACCCCCTTAAACTCCTTTGATATTGTCGCCTTCAGCCTGTGCTACGAACAGGACTACGTGAACGTCCTGAAGATGCTCGACTGGGGCGGGATCTCCCCGAGGCGGGAGGAGAGGGCTGAAGAGGCCCCATTGGTCATTGGCGGGGGCATCTGCGTCTTCTACAATCCCGAGCCGCTGGCCGACTTTTTCGACTTATTCTTGGTGGGCGAGGCTGAGGCGCAGCTGGACGGCTTTCTGTCCCGTTGGCAGGAGTCCGTGAGCGCCGGGGCCGGCCGGGCCGAACTGCCGGAGGCTCTACGCGACCTCCCCGGCCTCTATTTTCCCGCCGGATACGACGTCGCATACGCTGAAGACGGTACGGTGGCGGAGGTCACACCCAAGCCCGGCTATCCGGCCGTGGTAACCAAGCAGCAGGTGGTTGATTTCGAGGAGCGGGGGGCGGTGACACAGATCGTCACCCCGCATACCGAATTCGGCGGGATGTACTTGATCGAGGCGAACCGGGGCTGCGGGCGGCGGTGCCGCTTCTGCGTGGTCGGATACGTTGCGTCCGATGCCCGATTCCCCTCTAAGGAGCACATTCTAGGGCGTGTCCGAGAGGCTCTCGTCACCCACGAGCGAGTGGGCCTGCTGGGCCCGAGCGTTTTCGACCACCCTCAGGTGGAAGAGATTGTCGAAGAAGCGGTCGCCATGGGGGCGCAGGTCTCCATCTCGTCGCTCCGGCTCAACTCGCTTTCAGAAAGGCTCCTGGAGGCCCTCAAGGCCAGCGGCCACAGGACCATTACCCTGGCCCCGGAGGCGGGAAGCGACCGGCTCCGTGATGTCATCTTCAAACCCGCCGGCGAGGAGGAGATCCTGGAAAAGGTCGCTCTCGTTGCGCGGGGCGGCTTTCCGAACCTCAAACTCTACATCATGATTGGGCTCCCTGGTGAGACGGACGCGGACATCGAGGACCTGATCCGCCTGACCAAGCGGTGCAAGCACACCATGCTGGCCGAGAGCAGGAAGACCGGCACCTTAGGGCGCGTAACATTGAGCGTCAACCCCTTTATCCCCAAGGCCCAAACCCCCTTCCAGTGGGATGAGTTTTTCGAGATAAAACGATTGGAGGCGAAGCTGAAAACCCTTCGGCGGGCCCTCGGCAAGGTGCCGAACGTTGAGGTGACCTACGAGCTGCCGAAGTGGTCCTACGTCCAGACGGTCCTTTCGGTGGGCGACCGCCGGGTCGGCAGGCTCTTAGAGAGGGTCGTTGAAGAAGATGGCAACTGGGGCAGGGCACTACGAACCCACCCGATCAATCCCGACTTCTACGCCCACCGCGAACGGTCCTATGAGGAGCGCCTCCCGTGGGACCACATCGTCTCGGGGCTTTCCAAGGAGAAACTCATCGCCCAGCGAAAGCGGGCATACGACTTGGCGTCCGCTTCTACCGTGGCATGA
- the ftsZ gene encoding cell division protein FtsZ: MVFEFVVEPYLTADIKVIGIGGGGGNAVNTMIAASLGGVDFITANTDVQSLSASTAPQKLQLGATLTRGLGAGSNPETGRRAAIEDAEKISEILEGADMVFLTGGMGGGTCTGAAPVIARIAREMHALVVAVVTKPFLFEGKKRMKIADQGIAELKAEVDTVITIPNQRLLNVVSKDTPLTEAFRIADDVLRQAVQGISDLITVPGLINLDFADVQTIMGEMGMALMGAGSAVGEGRAVEAAQRAICSPLLEESSIDGAHGVLINITGGPDLSLFEVNEAANIVFEAAHEDAHIIFGSVIDEDMGDEIRVTVIATGFGSPPAKVLVSGAEALEYGNGPRLKVVGGDSYSLSPLSTDDESAPKESEMAPPAGDVDFLSYDEKEWDVPAFLRKQAD; encoded by the coding sequence ATGGTGTTTGAGTTTGTGGTAGAGCCATACTTGACGGCGGATATCAAGGTCATTGGTATCGGAGGCGGTGGCGGGAACGCCGTCAATACGATGATTGCCGCCAGCCTTGGCGGGGTGGATTTTATCACCGCCAACACAGATGTCCAGTCGCTCTCGGCCTCGACCGCGCCGCAGAAGCTACAGCTCGGCGCAACGTTGACCCGGGGCCTTGGAGCCGGATCGAACCCGGAGACCGGCCGCCGGGCGGCCATCGAGGATGCCGAGAAAATCTCCGAGATATTGGAAGGCGCCGACATGGTCTTCCTCACCGGCGGCATGGGGGGAGGCACGTGCACCGGGGCGGCCCCGGTGATAGCTCGGATTGCCCGGGAAATGCATGCCCTCGTTGTGGCGGTGGTCACCAAGCCGTTCCTCTTTGAGGGCAAAAAGCGGATGAAGATTGCCGACCAGGGCATTGCAGAGCTCAAGGCGGAGGTGGACACGGTCATCACCATCCCCAACCAGAGGCTGCTCAATGTGGTCAGCAAGGATACACCCCTGACCGAGGCCTTCAGGATTGCCGACGACGTGCTCCGCCAGGCGGTCCAGGGCATCAGTGACCTGATCACCGTGCCGGGCCTCATCAACCTCGATTTCGCAGACGTCCAGACCATCATGGGCGAGATGGGCATGGCTTTAATGGGTGCTGGAAGCGCAGTCGGCGAGGGCAGGGCCGTCGAGGCGGCCCAGCGGGCTATCTGCAGCCCCCTGCTGGAGGAGAGCTCGATTGACGGCGCTCACGGAGTGCTTATCAACATCACGGGCGGCCCAGACCTGAGCCTATTCGAAGTCAACGAGGCTGCAAACATCGTCTTCGAGGCTGCCCACGAAGATGCCCACATCATATTCGGCAGCGTCATCGACGAGGATATGGGCGATGAAATCCGGGTCACCGTAATCGCCACCGGGTTCGGCAGCCCGCCGGCGAAGGTCCTGGTCTCCGGCGCGGAGGCGCTGGAGTATGGTAATGGGCCCCGCCTGAAGGTGGTTGGGGGAGATAGCTACTCTCTTTCCCCTCTGTCGACAGACGATGAGTCGGCCCCCAAGGAGTCGGAAATGGCTCCCCCCGCCGGGGACGTGGACTTCCTCTCGTACGATGAAAAGGAGTGGGATGTGCCCGCGTTTCTTCGCAAGCAGGCCGATTGA
- the pgeF gene encoding peptidoglycan editing factor PgeF: MGPHRLGAFQGETHRPAKAGIRLGVRFYRGMTTSNTFHDNEGLVYVTAPALEAFEGFSHAFSTRLGGVSTGPFASCNLGMAPGEESANVVENRRRLFKALRLPHGPLTTVNQVHSAEVVAVRPPAARGATGRDADAMVSDCVEVPLAVFHADCPPVVFYDPRRRALGLAHAGREGLRKGIARGLVRTMVKELGSDPLDLHAAIGPGIRACCYEVGPEVEEAWKTSVPGSREVFVPGPSGSAHLDLPEAIVRQLCDGGVPRDQIYDTGLCTACRTDTFFSYRAEGATTGRLMTLAVLLPTLS; the protein is encoded by the coding sequence GTGGGACCACATCGTCTCGGGGCTTTCCAAGGAGAAACTCATCGCCCAGCGAAAGCGGGCATACGACTTGGCGTCCGCTTCTACCGTGGCATGACGACCTCGAACACCTTTCACGATAATGAAGGCCTCGTCTATGTAACGGCCCCCGCTCTGGAGGCCTTTGAGGGGTTTTCCCACGCCTTCTCCACCCGATTGGGAGGCGTCTCAACGGGGCCCTTCGCCTCATGCAACCTCGGGATGGCTCCAGGCGAAGAGAGTGCCAACGTGGTGGAGAACCGCAGGCGGCTCTTCAAGGCTTTACGGCTGCCCCACGGGCCGCTTACGACGGTCAATCAGGTCCATTCGGCCGAGGTCGTGGCCGTCCGCCCGCCGGCCGCAAGGGGGGCGACCGGCAGGGATGCCGACGCCATGGTAAGCGACTGCGTTGAGGTCCCCCTGGCCGTCTTCCATGCCGACTGCCCTCCGGTCGTCTTCTACGACCCCCGTCGTCGGGCCTTAGGGCTCGCCCATGCCGGGCGCGAGGGCCTGAGGAAGGGTATCGCAAGAGGCCTGGTGAGGACCATGGTCAAGGAGCTTGGCAGCGACCCCTTGGACCTCCACGCCGCCATAGGCCCTGGCATTAGGGCCTGTTGTTACGAGGTGGGCCCCGAGGTGGAAGAGGCGTGGAAGACTTCTGTTCCCGGCTCCAGGGAGGTCTTCGTGCCAGGCCCTTCCGGCAGCGCCCATCTCGATCTGCCTGAAGCGATCGTACGCCAGCTCTGCGATGGGGGCGTCCCCAGAGACCAGATTTACGACACGGGCCTCTGCACCGCTTGCCGTACCGACACCTTC
- the murG gene encoding undecaprenyldiphospho-muramoylpentapeptide beta-N-acetylglucosaminyltransferase, which produces MRVLIAGGGTGGHLYPGIAIAKEFLRREPAGEVLFVGTRNGLEATVVPREGFNLETITASGVVGKSAPARLAGAARLPVGIAQAWKIVGRFRPDLAVGVGGYVAGPAIWVAAKRGVPVLLQEQNFYPGVTNRWLARLARVICVAFAESSQFFPADKVVVTGNPLRRELVDAVAQDRLVRREPPWTLLVFGGSQGSVRLNRAMGEALGALMDYQGRLRIVHQAGHRHHQEVKMTYEAWPGGAEVEPFFYDMAARYREADLVVCRAGAMTVAEVLAALLPAILVPFPHAAHRHQEINARAVEAHGAAEVLLDEECDGPRLASSVRRLLEEPERRESMVAACRRLRVTDAAERIVDLGLKLIKEAA; this is translated from the coding sequence ATGCGCGTGCTCATTGCCGGCGGAGGCACGGGAGGGCATCTCTACCCGGGGATCGCCATTGCCAAGGAGTTTCTCCGACGGGAGCCTGCTGGAGAGGTGCTCTTCGTTGGCACCAGGAACGGGCTCGAGGCGACCGTCGTGCCCCGCGAGGGCTTCAACTTGGAGACCATCACGGCGAGCGGCGTCGTCGGCAAGAGCGCACCCGCCCGTCTGGCGGGGGCGGCCCGCCTTCCCGTGGGGATCGCCCAGGCATGGAAAATTGTGGGGCGCTTCCGGCCGGACCTAGCCGTCGGTGTCGGCGGCTACGTCGCTGGGCCTGCCATCTGGGTGGCGGCCAAGCGAGGGGTGCCGGTGCTCCTCCAGGAGCAAAACTTCTATCCGGGGGTGACGAACCGCTGGCTCGCTCGCCTGGCCCGCGTCATATGCGTGGCCTTCGCCGAGAGCAGCCAGTTCTTCCCGGCCGATAAGGTTGTGGTGACCGGCAACCCCCTCCGGCGCGAGTTGGTCGACGCCGTCGCCCAAGACCGCCTTGTTAGGCGCGAGCCTCCGTGGACCTTGCTCGTCTTCGGCGGCTCCCAGGGCTCGGTCCGCCTCAACCGGGCTATGGGTGAAGCCCTGGGAGCGCTGATGGACTACCAAGGCCGTCTGCGCATTGTCCATCAGGCTGGCCACCGCCACCACCAGGAGGTCAAGATGACTTACGAAGCCTGGCCGGGCGGGGCCGAGGTGGAGCCCTTCTTCTACGACATGGCCGCCCGCTACCGGGAGGCCGACCTGGTCGTCTGTCGGGCGGGGGCAATGACGGTGGCTGAGGTGCTGGCCGCTTTGTTGCCGGCCATCCTCGTCCCCTTCCCCCACGCCGCCCACCGACATCAAGAGATCAACGCCCGTGCGGTGGAGGCCCATGGGGCGGCCGAGGTTCTGCTCGACGAAGAGTGCGACGGCCCGAGGCTCGCTTCATCGGTGCGGCGATTGCTGGAGGAGCCCGAACGGCGAGAGTCGATGGTGGCGGCCTGCCGACGGCTCCGGGTCACGGATGCGGCCGAGCGGATCGTCGACTTGGGGCTCAAACTCATTAAGGAGGCGGCTTGA